One part of the Dermacentor andersoni chromosome 2, qqDerAnde1_hic_scaffold, whole genome shotgun sequence genome encodes these proteins:
- the LOC126542214 gene encoding myogenesis-regulating glycosidase-like isoform X2: protein MSLPEALGAASTEDLLPLASVAGPSLEQEANSQPATAATSQNTTPRDTPPSTPGLARRLSGVPALKLNLDDTTWSTVRPPKAVGATHLAQRKEEPKRSGFANKAAKALALVRQSRTPEFRFRLVLAVLFLSIVSVVVLTWHLHEAFQEATRLSTKSDFDPQTRRLRLLDRGGRTLLQGELGQVIPPALEAHICPVLHLGYCYEWKYRARLEMRVAPMQGEIACYEVHWRAASVHTELVDCYDLTGAHWFGMGEVANLSWPLANLQLNTMAFETGRADPLGSVLEPYWLSSRGVSILASPNQALMFSFNASGSERLCLAAKEELNYTLCTGPDVLAIHRASAPRRPELNNFTAAEEVFVRHPVLVPRPGEDGNLTQATVHEYANRFVNHGFNGGFVLIRDGWQRTQGDLTFWKDAFPHPAEIVRILHNKGNKVLLDVHPYFCLNSNNFRAAMDGEYLLADQSKVPLLTRWNGSLCAVVNLFEERAADWFLEQLRELNRTLGVDGFVFRGGQARALPYGQGRWASAFLGRYLEVASRSSPVLGTPGGAGFVTLAPQPSTWAALQGILPKVLTLGLLGHRVVSPGCVGGDLVAPGTKPERELYFRWWQLAVFLPVLQFSVLPSDYNDDFELTKVSRVLTQFRKTRVEPAMKEALEEEAPLVRPLWWLDPRDHNTYGAGHQFALGNNLIVAPVLEPGRNSAYVYLPQGWWCEDQKLHRGGKWISVTAPLEKVTYFSRSDKC from the exons ATGAG CCTCCCAGAGGCATTAGGTGCTGCCAGCACTGAGGACCTGCTGCCGCTTGCAAGCGTGGCAGGGCCCTCTTTGGAGCAGGAGGCCAACAGCCAGCCAGCGACAGCTGCTACCTCGCAGAACACCACTCCACGGGACACGCCACCGTCTACGCCAGGGCTGGCGCGCCGTCTCTCGGGTGTGCCGGCCCTCAAGCTCAACCTTGATGACACCACATGGAGCACCGTGCGGCCGCCCAAGGCTGTTGGTGCCACGCATCTTGCACAGCGCAAAGAAGAGCCCAAACGCTCTGGATTTGCCAATAAG GCAGCCAAGGCCCTGGCTCTTGTGCGCCAGAGCCGGACGCCAGAATTCCGGTTCCGGCTTGTTCTGGCTGTGCTCTTCCTCAGCATAGTGAGTGTGGTGGTCCTGACATGGCACCTGCATGAGGCATTCCAGGAGGCCACCCGACTCTCCACCAAGTCTGACTTTGATCCTCAGACACGAAGGCTGCGCTTGCTTGATCGTGGAGGCCGCACCCTGCTTCAGGGAGAACTTGGCCAG GTGATCCCTCCAGCTCTGGAAGCACACATCTGCCCTGTGCTGCACCTCGGCTACTGCTATGAGTGGAAGTATCGTGCTCGTCTCGAGATGCGGGTTGCACCCATGCAGGGTGAAATAGCCTGCTACGAAGTGCACTGGCGGGCTGCGAGTGTGCATACAGAACTGGTGGATTGTTACGACCTCACGGGCGCCCACTGGTTTGGCATGGGCGAAGTGGCAAACCTGAGCTGGCCGCTCGCAAATCTTCAGCTCAACACTATGGCCTTTGAAACGGGTCGTGCTGACCCGCTGGGTTCTGTGTTAGAGCCGTACTGGCTGTCGTCACGTGGGGTATCAATTTTGGCAAGTCCCAATCAGGCGTTGATGTTCAGCTTCAATGCTTCTGGCAGTGAACGACTCTGCCTGGCCGCGAAGGAGGAGCTAAACTACACGCTATGCACGGGACCTGACGTGTTGGCCATTCACAGGGCATCGGCACCACGCCGTCCCGAGCTCAACAATTTCACGGCTGCAGAGGAAGTCTTTGTCAGGCATCCAGTACTAGTGCCTAGGCCTGGTGAGGATGGCAATTTGACGCAAGCAACTGTGCATGAGTATGCCAACCGGTTCGTGAACCATGGTTTCAATGGTGGCTTTGTATTGATTCGTGATGGCTGGCAGCGCACTCAAGGTGACCTGACTTTCTGGAAGGATGCATTCCCACATCCAGCAGAGATTGTCCGCATTCTTCATAACAAGGGAAACAAGGTTTTGTTGGACGTACATCCCTACTTCTGCCTCAACTCTAACAACTTCAG GGCTGCTATGGACGGAGAGTACCTTCTGGCTGACCAGAGCAAGGTTCCACTGCTGACCCGCTGGAATGGCAGCCTTTGTGCTGTGGTCAACCTATTTGAGGAGCGGGCTGCTGATTGGTTCCTGGAGCAGCTTAGAGAACTGAACAGGACG CTTGGAGTGGACGGCTTTGTGTTTCGCGGTGGCCAAGCACGAGCACTGCCCTACGGCCAAGGACGATGGGCATCGGCATTCCTTGGGCGCTACCTTGAAGTTGCTTCCCGCAGCAGCCCTGTCCTCGGCACACCAGGTGGTGCAGGATTTGTCACCCTGGCACCCCAGCCATCCACTTGGGCTGCACTGCAGGGCATCCTGCCCAAG GTTTTGACCTTGGGCCTTCTGGGCCACCGTGTAGTCAGTCCCGGCTGTGTGGGTGGAGACTTGGTGGCCCCTGGGACCAAGCCCGAGAGGGAGCTCTACTTTCGGTGGTGGCAGTTGGCTGTGTTTCTGCCCGTGCTGCAGTTTTCTGTGCTTCCCAGTGACTACAACGATGACTTTGAGCTCACTAAG GTATCACGGGTGCTCACACAATTTCGCAAGACGCGAGTGGAGCCAGCCATGAAGGAGGCCTTGGAGGAGGAAGCACCTCTAGTGAGACCTTTGTGGTGGCTCGACCCCCGAGACCACAACACATATGGGGCGGGCCACCAGTTTGCACTGGGCAACAACCTCATTGTAGCTCCTGTGTTGGAACCAGGACGAAATTCAGCATATGTCTACCTGCCTCAAGGCTGGTGGTGCGAGGACCAAAAGTTGCACCGTGGTGGCAAGTGGATCAGCGTCACTGCACCGCTTGAGAAGGTCACCTACTTTTCACGGTCAGACAAGTGCTAA
- the LOC126542214 gene encoding myogenesis-regulating glycosidase-like isoform X1, with amino-acid sequence MRLVRGDSSKDRALVELHKRCRAGGIEFHFSLFSFSFCRMRDAPRIELVERFHAPLSRRMAQNAQMTGWRKRDGRAGAKLQRLPEALGAASTEDLLPLASVAGPSLEQEANSQPATAATSQNTTPRDTPPSTPGLARRLSGVPALKLNLDDTTWSTVRPPKAVGATHLAQRKEEPKRSGFANKAAKALALVRQSRTPEFRFRLVLAVLFLSIVSVVVLTWHLHEAFQEATRLSTKSDFDPQTRRLRLLDRGGRTLLQGELGQVIPPALEAHICPVLHLGYCYEWKYRARLEMRVAPMQGEIACYEVHWRAASVHTELVDCYDLTGAHWFGMGEVANLSWPLANLQLNTMAFETGRADPLGSVLEPYWLSSRGVSILASPNQALMFSFNASGSERLCLAAKEELNYTLCTGPDVLAIHRASAPRRPELNNFTAAEEVFVRHPVLVPRPGEDGNLTQATVHEYANRFVNHGFNGGFVLIRDGWQRTQGDLTFWKDAFPHPAEIVRILHNKGNKVLLDVHPYFCLNSNNFRAAMDGEYLLADQSKVPLLTRWNGSLCAVVNLFEERAADWFLEQLRELNRTLGVDGFVFRGGQARALPYGQGRWASAFLGRYLEVASRSSPVLGTPGGAGFVTLAPQPSTWAALQGILPKVLTLGLLGHRVVSPGCVGGDLVAPGTKPERELYFRWWQLAVFLPVLQFSVLPSDYNDDFELTKVSRVLTQFRKTRVEPAMKEALEEEAPLVRPLWWLDPRDHNTYGAGHQFALGNNLIVAPVLEPGRNSAYVYLPQGWWCEDQKLHRGGKWISVTAPLEKVTYFSRSDKC; translated from the exons ATGCGCCTTGTTCGAGGTGACAGTTCCAAGGATCGGGCGTTAGTAGAATTGCACAAGAGGTGCCGCGCAGGTGGTATTGAGTTTCAtttttctctgttttctttttctttttgtcgcatGAGAGACGCCCCGCGAATTGAGCTTGTCGAACGTTTCCACGCACCGCTGTCTCGGCGGATGGCTCAGAACGCGCAAATGACTGGTTGGAGAAAGAGAGATGGGCGTGCCGGAGCGAAGTTGCAACG CCTCCCAGAGGCATTAGGTGCTGCCAGCACTGAGGACCTGCTGCCGCTTGCAAGCGTGGCAGGGCCCTCTTTGGAGCAGGAGGCCAACAGCCAGCCAGCGACAGCTGCTACCTCGCAGAACACCACTCCACGGGACACGCCACCGTCTACGCCAGGGCTGGCGCGCCGTCTCTCGGGTGTGCCGGCCCTCAAGCTCAACCTTGATGACACCACATGGAGCACCGTGCGGCCGCCCAAGGCTGTTGGTGCCACGCATCTTGCACAGCGCAAAGAAGAGCCCAAACGCTCTGGATTTGCCAATAAG GCAGCCAAGGCCCTGGCTCTTGTGCGCCAGAGCCGGACGCCAGAATTCCGGTTCCGGCTTGTTCTGGCTGTGCTCTTCCTCAGCATAGTGAGTGTGGTGGTCCTGACATGGCACCTGCATGAGGCATTCCAGGAGGCCACCCGACTCTCCACCAAGTCTGACTTTGATCCTCAGACACGAAGGCTGCGCTTGCTTGATCGTGGAGGCCGCACCCTGCTTCAGGGAGAACTTGGCCAG GTGATCCCTCCAGCTCTGGAAGCACACATCTGCCCTGTGCTGCACCTCGGCTACTGCTATGAGTGGAAGTATCGTGCTCGTCTCGAGATGCGGGTTGCACCCATGCAGGGTGAAATAGCCTGCTACGAAGTGCACTGGCGGGCTGCGAGTGTGCATACAGAACTGGTGGATTGTTACGACCTCACGGGCGCCCACTGGTTTGGCATGGGCGAAGTGGCAAACCTGAGCTGGCCGCTCGCAAATCTTCAGCTCAACACTATGGCCTTTGAAACGGGTCGTGCTGACCCGCTGGGTTCTGTGTTAGAGCCGTACTGGCTGTCGTCACGTGGGGTATCAATTTTGGCAAGTCCCAATCAGGCGTTGATGTTCAGCTTCAATGCTTCTGGCAGTGAACGACTCTGCCTGGCCGCGAAGGAGGAGCTAAACTACACGCTATGCACGGGACCTGACGTGTTGGCCATTCACAGGGCATCGGCACCACGCCGTCCCGAGCTCAACAATTTCACGGCTGCAGAGGAAGTCTTTGTCAGGCATCCAGTACTAGTGCCTAGGCCTGGTGAGGATGGCAATTTGACGCAAGCAACTGTGCATGAGTATGCCAACCGGTTCGTGAACCATGGTTTCAATGGTGGCTTTGTATTGATTCGTGATGGCTGGCAGCGCACTCAAGGTGACCTGACTTTCTGGAAGGATGCATTCCCACATCCAGCAGAGATTGTCCGCATTCTTCATAACAAGGGAAACAAGGTTTTGTTGGACGTACATCCCTACTTCTGCCTCAACTCTAACAACTTCAG GGCTGCTATGGACGGAGAGTACCTTCTGGCTGACCAGAGCAAGGTTCCACTGCTGACCCGCTGGAATGGCAGCCTTTGTGCTGTGGTCAACCTATTTGAGGAGCGGGCTGCTGATTGGTTCCTGGAGCAGCTTAGAGAACTGAACAGGACG CTTGGAGTGGACGGCTTTGTGTTTCGCGGTGGCCAAGCACGAGCACTGCCCTACGGCCAAGGACGATGGGCATCGGCATTCCTTGGGCGCTACCTTGAAGTTGCTTCCCGCAGCAGCCCTGTCCTCGGCACACCAGGTGGTGCAGGATTTGTCACCCTGGCACCCCAGCCATCCACTTGGGCTGCACTGCAGGGCATCCTGCCCAAG GTTTTGACCTTGGGCCTTCTGGGCCACCGTGTAGTCAGTCCCGGCTGTGTGGGTGGAGACTTGGTGGCCCCTGGGACCAAGCCCGAGAGGGAGCTCTACTTTCGGTGGTGGCAGTTGGCTGTGTTTCTGCCCGTGCTGCAGTTTTCTGTGCTTCCCAGTGACTACAACGATGACTTTGAGCTCACTAAG GTATCACGGGTGCTCACACAATTTCGCAAGACGCGAGTGGAGCCAGCCATGAAGGAGGCCTTGGAGGAGGAAGCACCTCTAGTGAGACCTTTGTGGTGGCTCGACCCCCGAGACCACAACACATATGGGGCGGGCCACCAGTTTGCACTGGGCAACAACCTCATTGTAGCTCCTGTGTTGGAACCAGGACGAAATTCAGCATATGTCTACCTGCCTCAAGGCTGGTGGTGCGAGGACCAAAAGTTGCACCGTGGTGGCAAGTGGATCAGCGTCACTGCACCGCTTGAGAAGGTCACCTACTTTTCACGGTCAGACAAGTGCTAA